In one window of Calditrichota bacterium DNA:
- the katG gene encoding catalase/peroxidase HPI produces MSNESKCPVTHVAGGGTSNRDWWPNQLKLNVLHQHSPGSNPMGEHFNYAEEFKSLDLEALKKDLYALMTDSQNWWPADYGHYGGLFIRMAWHSAGTYRTGDGRGGAGTGNQRFAPLNSWPDNANLDKARFLLLPIKQKYGRKISWADLMILAGNCALESMGFKTFGFAGGREDIWQPEEDIYWGAEAEWLGDKRYSGERDLENPLAAVQMGLIYVNPEGPNGVPSAVASGQDIRETFARMAMNDEETVALVAGGHTFGKTHGAADTGHVGPEPEGAGIEEQGAGWKSSFGSGKGDDTITSGIEGAWTPNPTKWDMGYFDMLFGYDWDVEKSPAGAYQWVPVNVADKDLAPAAHDPSKKVKTIMTTADMAMRMDPAYEKISRRFHKNPDQFADAFARAWFKLTHRDMGPRSLYLGSEVPKEELIWQDPIPAVTHELINEKDITSLKNNISSSGLSVSQLVSTAWASASTFRGSDKRGGANGARIRLAPQKDWEANQPAKLNTVLQTLEGIQKDFNDAQAGGKIVSMADLIVLAGCVGVEQAAKNAGNDINVPFTPGRGDASQEQTDVDSVAVLEPAADGFRNYLKTKYAISAEELLVDKAQLLTLTAPEMTVLVGGMRVLNTNVGQTQHGVFTANPESLTNDFFVNLLDMRTTWNAKQDDENIFEGRDRTTGKIRWTGTRVDLIFGSNSQLRALAEVYGSSDSQEKFVNDFVAVWNKVMNLDRFDLA; encoded by the coding sequence ATGAGCAACGAAAGTAAGTGTCCGGTAACACATGTAGCTGGTGGTGGAACATCAAACCGCGATTGGTGGCCAAACCAGTTAAAACTCAATGTTTTGCATCAACATTCTCCCGGTTCCAACCCAATGGGCGAACATTTTAACTACGCTGAAGAGTTTAAAAGCCTGGACCTGGAAGCATTGAAGAAGGACCTTTACGCATTAATGACCGATTCACAAAATTGGTGGCCTGCAGATTATGGTCACTATGGCGGGCTTTTTATTCGGATGGCGTGGCATAGCGCAGGCACATACCGAACAGGTGATGGACGAGGTGGTGCCGGAACTGGAAATCAGCGTTTTGCTCCTCTTAACAGCTGGCCCGATAATGCAAATCTCGATAAAGCTCGATTTCTCCTTTTGCCAATCAAACAGAAATATGGAAGAAAAATATCATGGGCAGATCTTATGATCCTTGCAGGTAATTGTGCCCTTGAGTCGATGGGTTTCAAAACATTCGGATTTGCCGGTGGAAGAGAAGATATCTGGCAGCCTGAAGAAGATATTTATTGGGGCGCAGAAGCAGAATGGCTGGGCGATAAACGATATTCAGGAGAGAGGGATTTAGAAAATCCGCTTGCGGCAGTTCAGATGGGTTTAATTTATGTAAATCCTGAAGGCCCGAACGGCGTTCCGAGTGCAGTTGCATCAGGACAGGATATCCGTGAAACATTTGCACGTATGGCCATGAACGATGAAGAGACAGTTGCGCTTGTAGCAGGTGGGCATACTTTTGGTAAAACGCACGGTGCCGCTGATACGGGACATGTTGGCCCTGAGCCGGAAGGGGCCGGAATAGAAGAACAAGGCGCCGGTTGGAAAAGCAGTTTTGGAAGTGGTAAGGGAGATGACACGATAACAAGTGGTATTGAAGGAGCCTGGACACCAAACCCAACCAAATGGGACATGGGCTATTTTGATATGTTGTTTGGTTATGACTGGGATGTTGAAAAGAGCCCTGCCGGAGCTTATCAATGGGTGCCAGTCAATGTAGCTGATAAGGATTTAGCACCTGCTGCTCACGATCCATCCAAGAAAGTTAAGACCATTATGACCACAGCCGATATGGCAATGCGCATGGATCCTGCTTATGAAAAAATATCGAGACGTTTTCATAAAAATCCGGATCAATTTGCAGATGCATTTGCCCGTGCCTGGTTTAAACTGACACACCGTGATATGGGCCCGAGATCGCTTTATCTGGGATCTGAAGTTCCAAAGGAAGAGCTTATCTGGCAAGATCCAATCCCGGCAGTTACTCACGAACTAATCAATGAAAAAGATATTACATCACTTAAAAACAACATAAGTTCTTCAGGATTGTCGGTCTCACAATTGGTTTCGACTGCCTGGGCTTCAGCATCTACATTCCGTGGTTCCGATAAACGCGGAGGAGCGAACGGGGCGCGTATCCGTCTTGCACCACAGAAAGATTGGGAAGCCAATCAACCTGCTAAGTTGAACACTGTTTTACAAACTCTTGAAGGCATTCAAAAAGATTTTAACGATGCCCAAGCAGGTGGCAAGATTGTTTCAATGGCCGATCTTATTGTTTTGGCCGGATGCGTTGGAGTTGAGCAGGCAGCAAAAAATGCCGGCAATGATATTAATGTTCCTTTTACGCCAGGACGTGGAGATGCTTCTCAAGAGCAAACCGATGTGGATTCCGTAGCTGTGCTCGAGCCTGCAGCGGATGGTTTCCGTAATTATCTCAAAACAAAATATGCTATATCCGCCGAGGAGTTGTTAGTAGACAAGGCACAATTGCTCACACTTACGGCTCCGGAAATGACGGTCCTTGTTGGTGGTATGCGCGTTTTAAACACTAATGTTGGCCAGACACAACACGGCGTATTTACAGCCAATCCAGAATCTCTTACGAATGATTTTTTTGTAAATCTACTTGATATGCGTACTACGTGGAATGCAAAACAGGACGATGAAAATATTTTTGAAGGCAGAGATCGCACAACAGGTAAAATTAGATGGACCGG
- a CDS encoding PadR family transcriptional regulator, translating to MNLEKWQSQIRKGTLEFIILLVLKENEFYGYELIKKIKMSLNMETSEGTIYPILTRLKKAEQLTTRWEHQESGMPRKYYQITEKGLETLEKMKKEWLQFAGSIQSLMGEK from the coding sequence ATGAATCTCGAGAAATGGCAATCACAAATACGCAAAGGAACCCTGGAGTTTATCATTCTGTTGGTTTTAAAGGAGAATGAATTTTACGGGTATGAGCTGATAAAAAAAATAAAAATGTCACTGAATATGGAGACATCGGAGGGTACAATCTATCCAATCCTGACACGTTTAAAAAAGGCAGAACAGCTGACAACCCGCTGGGAACACCAGGAGAGTGGTATGCCGCGCAAGTATTATCAGATAACAGAAAAAGGATTGGAAACGCTGGAAAAGATGAAAAAAGAATGGCTGCAGTTTGCCGGATCAATCCAAAGCCTGATGGGGGAAAAATGA
- a CDS encoding CPBP family intramembrane metalloprotease, with protein sequence MPALNKKNRKYEWHIFTAVLFGVGITLWFMRNYLSDVYLAIISIGLPGIVAFLLQSMFNRNVGFPFWKYIDLKYLFIALMPFLGSCIILSLFFNADAHLKFANSIGQISLFFVAVVCAEFAWRSYLQNVLVNRFNFLPGVVLVGITWGFWNLFTEFLTSGPDSVNGFTVIMTFVQLIAISIFSGYIRRRSQSLIIVSLIHFSWIILRFFPGGQFCSNCHELPFYIFQTAIWVFSAEIVIWRLLKSKKHNSKLTHN encoded by the coding sequence ATGCCCGCTTTAAATAAAAAAAATAGAAAATACGAATGGCACATTTTTACAGCTGTTCTGTTTGGAGTGGGCATTACTCTGTGGTTTATGCGCAATTATTTAAGTGATGTTTATCTCGCGATAATATCAATCGGGTTACCGGGAATTGTTGCTTTTTTACTTCAATCAATGTTTAACAGGAATGTGGGTTTTCCATTCTGGAAATACATTGATTTAAAATATTTATTTATCGCTTTAATGCCATTTCTTGGCAGCTGTATAATATTGTCGCTCTTTTTTAATGCAGATGCACATTTAAAATTTGCAAACTCAATCGGGCAAATAAGCTTGTTTTTTGTGGCTGTAGTTTGCGCAGAGTTTGCCTGGCGCAGCTATTTGCAAAATGTGCTGGTAAACAGGTTTAATTTTTTGCCAGGTGTAGTACTTGTTGGAATTACCTGGGGATTCTGGAATTTATTTACTGAATTTTTAACAAGCGGCCCAGACTCAGTAAATGGTTTTACAGTGATTATGACCTTTGTTCAACTAATCGCGATTTCAATTTTCAGTGGATATATCCGCAGAAGAAGCCAGTCATTGATCATAGTTTCGCTGATTCATTTTAGCTGGATTATACTTCGCTTTTTTCCAGGAGGGCAATTCTGCTCAAACTGTCATGAATTACCTTTTTACATTTTCCAAACCGCCATTTGGGTCTTCTCTGCGGAAATTGTCATTTGGCGTCTATTAAAATCAAAAAAACACAATTCAAAACTAACACACAATTAA
- a CDS encoding serine hydrolase: protein MGSPWGHSASNQTPVDPSTLESDNPQVMGPAGDVHTTLADIAKYINFHLDRGESQTLLSAATFSKLQTGLIDMDLNGLLYGLGWNVTADGKVMFHSGSNTKWLAQLTINHEKNVGIFIVTNIAGEKADEAIGLVGEFLVKREEALSN from the coding sequence TTGGGCTCGCCCTGGGGACATTCTGCAAGTAACCAGACGCCTGTTGATCCAAGCACGCTCGAATCTGACAATCCGCAAGTTATGGGACCCGCAGGAGATGTTCATACAACATTAGCAGATATCGCCAAATATATAAACTTCCATTTGGACAGAGGCGAGAGCCAGACTCTTTTGTCTGCAGCCACATTTTCAAAACTGCAAACCGGTTTGATAGATATGGATTTAAATGGATTGTTGTACGGGCTTGGTTGGAATGTCACAGCGGATGGAAAAGTGATGTTTCATTCCGGCAGCAATACAAAATGGCTGGCACAGTTGACAATTAACCACGAAAAAAATGTGGGCATTTTTATAGTGACAAATATTGCCGGTGAAAAGGCGGATGAAGCCATAGGCCTTGTTGGAGAATTTCTTGTTAAACGCGAAGAAGCATTGAGTAATTAA
- a CDS encoding serine hydrolase — protein sequence MFLSLNPSRIKKGLIISLSSALFLFACSESSTEPKTTKPDYGIAGDGNLTEILEYTLDETKVPAISALLFKDGQTIEMAAAGKTKMGGSEEVTLSGKWHVGSITKSMTATLAGIFVEKGLINWNSTIAEIFPEYTDAILAKYHGLTLQEFLTHSSGIEEIDLRQWYASSENIMDQRLEVAGEALNTEFSVTRGEFSYSNTGFTIAAAMLEKVGGNSWEELIQENLFLPFGLALGTFCK from the coding sequence ATGTTTTTATCACTTAACCCATCCCGCATCAAAAAGGGATTAATCATTTCTTTAAGCTCGGCACTGTTTCTGTTTGCCTGCTCCGAGTCTTCCACCGAACCCAAAACAACTAAGCCGGATTATGGCATCGCGGGTGATGGCAATTTAACAGAGATTCTTGAGTATACTTTGGATGAAACCAAGGTGCCTGCAATTTCCGCACTTCTTTTTAAAGATGGGCAAACCATCGAAATGGCTGCGGCCGGAAAAACCAAAATGGGCGGTTCTGAAGAAGTCACACTTTCCGGCAAATGGCATGTTGGCTCCATAACAAAATCAATGACTGCTACACTGGCTGGAATTTTTGTCGAAAAAGGATTGATAAACTGGAACTCCACCATAGCTGAAATCTTTCCGGAATACACGGATGCGATTCTTGCAAAATATCACGGTTTAACCCTGCAAGAATTTCTTACCCATTCCAGCGGAATCGAAGAAATCGATTTGCGGCAATGGTATGCAAGTTCTGAAAACATTATGGATCAACGGCTGGAAGTTGCCGGTGAAGCTTTGAATACGGAGTTCAGCGTAACGCGCGGTGAGTTTTCTTACAGCAACACAGGCTTTACAATTGCTGCCGCTATGCTGGAAAAAGTAGGCGGCAATTCCTGGGAAGAATTAATTCAGGAAAATTTATTTCTGCCTTTTGGGCTCGCCCTGGGGACATTCTGCAAGTAA